A section of the Chlorobiota bacterium genome encodes:
- a CDS encoding pentapeptide repeat-containing protein codes for MRLNWIHREIERHQRWRDGDPEAKPASFIGHDFGRICLRGEKLQGAKVYDSNFSESDLRGVDLRDSNASKSCFDEACLRGARMDNANCEGSTFVGADLRGASFRGANLRGCDFFEAIISGVDFEGADLTNAAMVGAIGDDRMEQSLREQNNVLLDFLMRLLFSEPRDWSWEELCEFASEFEIVKRVESHSNGLAIVNVWEPSTYIIPR; via the coding sequence ATGCGACTAAACTGGATTCATCGAGAGATCGAGCGCCATCAGCGGTGGCGCGATGGAGACCCTGAGGCAAAGCCTGCTTCTTTCATCGGTCACGACTTTGGCAGGATATGCCTGCGAGGTGAGAAGCTGCAAGGGGCGAAGGTGTACGACAGCAACTTCTCGGAGAGCGATTTGCGAGGGGTTGACCTTCGTGATAGCAATGCAAGTAAATCCTGCTTCGATGAGGCTTGCCTTCGCGGCGCAAGAATGGATAACGCGAACTGCGAGGGGTCCACGTTTGTCGGCGCGGACTTACGGGGCGCAAGTTTTCGGGGCGCGAACCTGCGAGGCTGTGACTTTTTTGAAGCGATAATCTCCGGCGTTGACTTTGAAGGTGCTGACCTCACCAACGCGGCGATGGTGGGGGCAATCGGAGACGATAGGATGGAGCAAAGCCTCCGAGAGCAAAACAATGTTTTGCTGGACTTCCTCATGAGGCTGCTGTTCAGTGAACCCCGTGATTGGAGTTGGGAAGAGCTATGCGAGTTTGCCTCGGAGTTCGAGATCGTCAAGCGGGTTGAGTCTCACTCCAATGGCCTCGCTATCGTTAATGTTTGGGAGCCTTCCACGTACATAATTCCGAGGTGA
- the cas6e gene encoding type I-E CRISPR-associated protein Cas6/Cse3/CasE, whose amino-acid sequence MLTYLDLLDTRKAPTNDLQDPYSLHQTLRRIFGGQHLTYRVDHVERAVLVRSESAGDYATLAEGYLHKKAEIEEPIVERGGVHKLRFCVNPTRCESRTGKRFGLKGSRSQEQWAGEQLRRAGFEVIRLERVQEEWLQGSNGARLLAVDFRGVVVITDEERAKEAVAKGIGRGKAWGCGMVVLT is encoded by the coding sequence ATGCTGACCTACTTAGACCTGCTGGACACACGCAAGGCCCCGACGAACGACCTGCAAGACCCGTACAGCCTGCACCAGACGCTGCGCCGCATATTCGGGGGGCAACATCTCACCTACCGAGTGGACCACGTGGAGCGTGCGGTGCTTGTGCGCTCCGAGAGTGCTGGGGACTATGCCACGCTTGCCGAAGGATACCTACACAAGAAGGCAGAGATTGAAGAGCCAATCGTTGAGCGTGGGGGCGTTCACAAGCTGCGGTTTTGTGTCAACCCAACGAGGTGCGAGTCACGGACGGGGAAGCGGTTCGGGTTGAAGGGGTCACGCTCGCAAGAGCAATGGGCAGGGGAGCAGCTGCGGCGTGCGGGCTTTGAGGTGATCCGCTTGGAGAGGGTGCAAGAGGAATGGCTGCAAGGGAGCAACGGCGCACGCCTGCTTGCTGTTGACTTCCGTGGGGTGGTAGTCATCACCGATGAAGAGAGAGCCAAAGAAGCGGTGGCGAAGGGGATAGGGAGGGGAAAGGCTTGGGGGTGTGGGATGGTAGTCCTCACCTAA
- a CDS encoding site-specific DNA-methyltransferase — protein MNEGYDSPTDRLTLYRGDSLAVLPKLPSESVDCILTDPPYSSGGLFRGDRSKNTNTKYVRSGTLLRRPDFMGDNKDQRSFRLWSLHWMLEAFRIAKETAPIMVFTDWRQLPETSDALQMAGFIWRGVVVWDKTEGARPQKGRFRNQTEFIVWGSKGEFPERDGAECLPGVFRICPRPEDKERHIAGKPVDLLKNLTRLLPDGDEREEGCYTLLDPFMGGGSTGAAALSRGMKFIGIEQSPEIYQRAMTWLSGIDRQMDVFDSWDEEEELANSNQEEA, from the coding sequence ATGAACGAAGGATACGATTCCCCTACTGACCGTCTCACCCTCTACCGAGGGGACAGCCTCGCAGTACTACCGAAGCTCCCGAGTGAGTCCGTGGACTGCATCCTCACAGACCCGCCCTATTCTTCCGGCGGCCTGTTCCGTGGGGATAGATCAAAGAACACGAACACGAAATACGTGAGATCGGGGACACTGCTACGGAGGCCCGACTTCATGGGCGACAACAAGGACCAGCGGTCTTTCCGGCTGTGGTCGTTGCACTGGATGCTGGAAGCGTTTCGCATCGCGAAAGAGACCGCGCCCATCATGGTCTTCACCGATTGGCGGCAACTGCCAGAAACGTCCGACGCGTTGCAGATGGCGGGGTTCATCTGGCGGGGTGTAGTGGTGTGGGATAAGACCGAAGGAGCACGCCCGCAGAAGGGAAGGTTTCGGAACCAAACGGAGTTCATCGTGTGGGGATCGAAGGGAGAGTTTCCAGAGCGTGACGGTGCGGAATGCCTGCCGGGGGTGTTTAGGATTTGCCCCCGTCCTGAGGACAAGGAACGGCATATCGCAGGGAAGCCGGTTGACCTGTTAAAGAACCTGACGCGATTACTACCCGACGGCGATGAGAGAGAGGAAGGGTGCTACACGCTACTCGACCCGTTCATGGGTGGAGGGTCAACGGGTGCAGCGGCACTATCGAGGGGGATGAAGTTCATCGGCATCGAACAGAGTCCAGAGATATACCAGCGGGCGATGACGTGGCTGAGCGGGATAGATCGGCAGATGGATGTCTTCGACTCATGGGACGAAGAGGAAGAACTGGCAAACTCCAACCAAGAGGAAGCATAG
- a CDS encoding helix-turn-helix domain-containing protein, whose protein sequence is MATVSLDTLQRALILCAKPVLSLREAAEWMDMSPRSFGAFYRSHGIPARKHGQKLFFLKADLERWMMAGEMTTGAAAKEIAESVLDSIGITNHKRRAI, encoded by the coding sequence ATGGCGACGGTATCACTCGACACCCTACAACGCGCGCTTATCCTGTGTGCCAAGCCGGTGCTCTCACTGCGAGAGGCAGCCGAGTGGATGGACATGTCCCCACGGAGTTTCGGGGCGTTCTATCGGTCGCATGGGATACCAGCGCGGAAGCATGGCCAAAAGTTATTTTTCTTGAAGGCGGATTTGGAGCGATGGATGATGGCCGGAGAGATGACCACAGGGGCGGCGGCGAAAGAGATCGCGGAGAGCGTACTCGATAGCATCGGGATCACTAACCACAAACGGAGAGCGATATGA
- a CDS encoding DNA repair protein Rad52 → MTMEERLAMFRQPLLPHEIEWKIAANSKPDKNGITKSTIVPYIDNRAVMNRLDAAFGAMGWKSEFHQLSGGFLCTIFIRIDGEWVGKSDGASSTDIEPIKGGISDAMKRAAHQWGIGRELYSYPTVQIAWEGQPKRWVPNPVLNRLAGMTTAINEGRFSESYVALLEDGSGYR, encoded by the coding sequence ATGACGATGGAAGAGCGTCTGGCGATGTTCCGCCAGCCCTTGCTACCGCATGAAATCGAGTGGAAGATCGCAGCCAACAGCAAGCCCGATAAAAACGGGATCACCAAGAGCACGATCGTCCCCTACATAGACAACCGCGCGGTGATGAATCGCCTAGATGCTGCCTTCGGGGCGATGGGTTGGAAGAGTGAGTTCCACCAGCTATCCGGCGGGTTCCTTTGCACCATCTTCATCCGCATAGATGGAGAGTGGGTAGGCAAGTCGGATGGCGCAAGCTCCACCGATATAGAGCCAATCAAAGGGGGGATCAGTGACGCGATGAAAAGGGCGGCCCACCAGTGGGGGATCGGGCGAGAGCTTTACAGCTATCCCACCGTGCAAATCGCTTGGGAAGGGCAGCCCAAGCGGTGGGTTCCCAACCCCGTGCTGAACCGCTTGGCAGGGATGACCACCGCCATAAACGAGGGGCGGTTTTCGGAGAGCTACGTGGCACTATTGGAGGACGGCAGCGGGTATCGGTAG
- a CDS encoding HNH endonuclease, giving the protein MGDDMTKKPENRTQKNQGMNWISQHKRLAIYMRDGLACAYCGDGVEDGAKLTLDHLTPYSEGGSNHETNLVTCCHRCNSSRGNRSVEEFASGVAAYLNHGVKVSDITAHISDCTSRPLDIKAAKEMIARRGSCAKVIAPKA; this is encoded by the coding sequence ATGGGAGATGACATGACCAAGAAGCCAGAAAATCGCACACAAAAAAACCAGGGCATGAACTGGATTTCGCAGCACAAGCGTTTGGCCATCTACATGCGTGACGGGTTGGCTTGCGCATACTGTGGCGATGGTGTGGAAGATGGTGCCAAGCTGACGCTGGACCACCTGACCCCATACAGTGAGGGGGGAAGCAACCACGAAACCAACCTCGTCACGTGCTGCCATCGTTGCAACTCAAGCCGTGGCAATCGCAGCGTCGAAGAGTTCGCCAGTGGGGTTGCCGCTTACCTCAATCACGGGGTAAAGGTTTCCGACATCACGGCACACATTTCCGATTGCACCAGCCGTCCGTTGGACATCAAAGCCGCCAAAGAGATGATTGCCCGTCGCGGTTCTTGCGCAAAGGTCATCGCGCCGAAAGCATAA